A window of the Streptomyces sp. NBC_00454 genome harbors these coding sequences:
- a CDS encoding carbohydrate ABC transporter permease produces MTVTLTGSAARAVPSQGTAPRPRPRRRVAPYLFVLPALLLFAVFKLYPIGRSFVISLHKTVGGTERFVGADNYVRLLHDPLFWTALKNTAVILVVQVPVMLALATGLAVALNSTLLRGRAVFRLGFFLPMVTGLVAYGIIFSVLLNKDYGLVNWVLGLAGLDSVPWLTDPLWAKVSLGLALTWHYTGYNAVILLARLQSVPAELYDAAAVDGAGAWTSFRHVTLPGLRPALLLTTVLSTIGTLQIFDEPFVLTGGGPDNATLTIGVYLYQNAFKYFDFGYASAIAYALAVLIGILGVIQFRFLGEKS; encoded by the coding sequence ATGACCGTCACGCTCACCGGCAGCGCGGCGCGGGCCGTCCCTTCCCAGGGGACGGCCCCGCGGCCACGGCCGCGCCGGCGCGTGGCACCGTACCTCTTCGTCCTGCCCGCGCTGCTCCTCTTCGCCGTCTTCAAGCTCTACCCCATCGGCCGGTCCTTCGTGATCAGCCTGCACAAGACCGTAGGCGGGACCGAGCGGTTCGTCGGCGCCGACAACTACGTGCGGCTGCTCCACGATCCGCTGTTCTGGACCGCCCTGAAAAACACCGCGGTGATCCTCGTCGTCCAGGTGCCGGTCATGCTGGCCCTCGCCACCGGGCTCGCCGTGGCCCTCAACTCCACCCTGCTGCGCGGCCGCGCGGTCTTCCGGCTCGGCTTCTTCCTGCCCATGGTCACCGGCCTGGTCGCCTACGGGATCATCTTCTCCGTCCTGCTCAACAAGGACTACGGGCTGGTCAACTGGGTGCTGGGACTGGCCGGCCTGGACTCCGTGCCGTGGCTGACCGACCCCCTGTGGGCGAAGGTCTCCCTCGGCCTCGCGCTGACCTGGCACTACACCGGCTACAACGCGGTGATCCTGCTCGCCCGCCTGCAGTCCGTGCCCGCCGAGCTGTACGACGCCGCGGCCGTGGACGGCGCCGGCGCCTGGACCTCCTTCCGCCACGTCACCCTGCCGGGCCTGCGCCCCGCGCTGCTGCTCACCACGGTCCTCTCCACCATCGGCACCCTGCAGATCTTCGACGAGCCGTTCGTGCTCACCGGCGGCGGCCCGGACAACGCGACCCTGACCATCGGCGTGTACCTGTACCAGAACGCCTTCAAATACTTCGACTTCGGATACGCCTCCGCCATCGCCTACGCCCTGGCCGTCCTCATCGGCATCCTCGGCGTGATCCAGTTCCGCTTCCTGGGGGAGAAGTCATGA
- a CDS encoding carbohydrate ABC transporter permease, whose amino-acid sequence MTAARHRGRSILLTSGLAIALAAVLIPFYWLVVAATHSSREIFDSPPPLLPGGHLGANLNTLQDTAQFGRVVLNSLLIAVVYTVCAGAVCALAGYGFAKYRFRGREALFALLMLGLVIPAQVTLVPLFQMMAELHWLNTYQAVIMPNLALPFGIFLMRQSMAALPDELLDSGRMDGCGELRLFWKVVLPPMKPALAALAIFLFLYQWNDFVWPLIVLRDSASYTVPVALASLQGLDETDYGAILAGTAAAAIPMALVFLALQRHFVSGLLAGAVKE is encoded by the coding sequence ATGACCGCCGCCCGCCACCGCGGCCGGAGCATCCTGCTCACCTCCGGACTCGCCATCGCCCTGGCAGCCGTCCTGATCCCCTTCTACTGGCTCGTGGTCGCCGCCACCCACAGCTCCCGGGAGATCTTCGACAGCCCGCCGCCGCTGCTGCCCGGCGGCCACCTGGGGGCCAACCTCAACACCCTCCAGGACACCGCCCAGTTCGGCCGGGTCGTCCTCAACTCCCTGCTCATCGCGGTGGTGTACACCGTGTGCGCGGGCGCCGTCTGCGCGCTCGCCGGATACGGCTTCGCCAAGTACCGCTTCCGGGGCAGGGAGGCGCTGTTCGCGCTGCTCATGCTCGGGCTGGTGATCCCCGCCCAGGTCACCCTCGTACCGCTCTTCCAGATGATGGCCGAGCTGCACTGGCTTAACACGTACCAGGCCGTGATCATGCCCAACCTGGCCCTGCCCTTCGGGATCTTCCTGATGCGCCAGTCGATGGCCGCGCTCCCCGACGAACTCCTCGACTCCGGGCGCATGGACGGCTGCGGCGAACTGCGGCTGTTCTGGAAGGTGGTGCTCCCGCCCATGAAGCCGGCGCTGGCCGCCCTGGCGATCTTCCTCTTCCTCTACCAGTGGAACGACTTCGTCTGGCCGCTGATCGTCCTGCGCGACAGCGCCTCGTACACCGTCCCGGTGGCCCTGGCCTCCCTGCAGGGCCTCGACGAGACCGACTACGGAGCGATCCTCGCCGGAACCGCGGCCGCGGCGATCCCCATGGCCCTCGTATTCCTGGCGCTGCAGCGCCACTTCGTGTCCGGCCTGCTCGCCGGCGCAGTGAAGGAGTGA